GTTGGTTCACACCACGATGATCGATAATGTCGCTTCATTCCTGTTGAATTCTCCGGAGATCGGGATGGCGACTATAATGAAAAAGATCGAGGATCCGGCCCAGATAACCGACCCTAACGTGGTCAAGGTGGTGGTGGACAAGAATAATTTCGCCTTATATTTTTCGCGAAGCACCATACCGTTTTTGGCTGCCAACTCCGACGTCAAGAACCCGGTCTATTTCAAGCATATCGGGCTTTACGGGTATTCCAAGGATTTCCTATTTACTTTCAAGAACCTGACCGTCTCCAGCCTGGAGAAGGTCGAGAAGCTCGAGCAGCTAAGGGTTTTGGAAGAAGGCTATAAGATCAAGGTTATCGAAACGAAATATGAGAGTATCGGCGTGGATACCCCGGAAGACCTGGAAAAGGTCAAAGAGTATCTCAAGAAAGAGCAGATATGATACGCGAGATAAAAGCAGGCAGGGTAAAGATAGGCGGCAGGAACCCGATGGCGCTGATCGCCGGGCCTTGCGTGATCGAATCCGAGAAGATGTGCCTGGATATGGCCAAAAGGATCAAGGGCGTCGCTGAAGAAGCCGGCGTCCCGCTTATCTTCAAATGCAGTTATGACAAGGCCAACCGGCTTTCCGGGGATTCATTCCGCGGCCCGGGGATAGAAAAAGGGCTGGAGATCCTGAATAAGGTGAAACAGAAGTTCAACCTGCCTGTTTTAAGCGACGTTCATTGCGCCAAGGATATAGATAAAGCGAAAAAGGTTTTGGATATTATCCAGATACCCGCCTTTCTCTGCCGGCAGACCGATATGGTGATCGCCGCGGCTAAAAGCGGCAGGGCGGTGAACATTAAGAAGGGGCAGTTTCTCGCTCCCTGGGATATCCTGCCGATAATCAAGAAGGCGGAAAATGCGGGAAACAAGTCCATAGTCATAACCGAGCGGGGATTCAGCCTGGGTTATAACAACCTGGTTACGGATTTCCGCAGCCTGGGCATAATCCGCGGCTTCGGCTATCCGGTGATCTACGACGCCACTCACAGCGTTCAGCTGCCCGGGGGCAAAGGGAATTGTTCGTCAGGTCAGCGCCAGTTCGTGCCCGGGCTTTCGCGGGCGGCTATTGCTTTTGGCTGCGACGGGCTTTTTCTGGAAGTGCATAGTAATCCGGACAAGGCTTTATGCGACGGGCCGAATATGATAGATCTGAAGATGCTGGCGGCGTTGTTGAAAGAGGTTAAGAAGATAGAAAAGGCTCTGAAATAATATACCCGTGACTCATAAACATGCGAAAATGTATTTTCGCATATTCGTCAGGGTCTCATGCTGAATCAAAACATAAGGTATTCGAGGCGTTAAAATGATCGACTGTATAAAAAGAGCTAAAGAAGTCTTGGATATTGAGGCGGACGCGGTAAGGGCGCTTAAAAGCCGCATCGGAAAAGATTTTAAGAAGGCGCTTTCTTTGATCTTGAGCTCAAAGGGCAGGATCGTGGTCAGCGGAATGGGCAAGACCGGGATCATCGCCCAGAAATTCTCCGCAACCCTGGCCTCTACCGGCACGCCCAGCCTTTTTTTGCACCTGGCTGAGGCATCGCACGGCGATCTGGGCAAGGTCACCTCGGATGACGTGGTGGTGGTGATCTCCAACAGCGGTTCGACCACCGAGGTAAAACAACTTTTGCCGGTCCTGAAAAAGGTCGGCGGAAAGATCATAGCTTTGACCGGTAACAAGAACTCGCCGCTGGCCAAGTACAGCGACGTGGTCCTGGATGTTTCGGTGAAGAAAGAGGCCTGCCCGCTGGGTCTGGCCCCGACAGCTTCGACTACCGCGACCCTGGCGATGACCGACGCTTTGGCAGTATGCCTTTTGGAGAAAAATGGCTTTAAGGAAAAGGATTTCGCGCTTTTTCATCCGGGGGGGGCGCTGGGCCGCAGGCTTTTATTGACTGTCGGAGATATTATGCGCTCCGGCAGGAATAATCCCGTGGTCAGCGCGGAAAAAACGGTCTCTCAGGTATTGGTCAAGATCACCCAGGCCAGGGCAGGCGCGGCTTCGGTCGTCGATAGCAAGGGCAAGCTAATGGGCATATTTACCGACGGCGACCTGCGCAGGCATCTGGAGATAGACGATAAATTGCCGCAGCGAAAGATCAAGGATGTAATGACCAAAAGCCCCCTGGTGGTAAAGAAGGACCAGCTTGCCGCCGAGGCCCTGCGAATTCTTGAAGAAAGAAAAATCGACGAAGTCCCGGTAGTGGACGAGAAGAACCGGCCGGTGGGGTTATTGGATGTGCAGGATATATTGCGCGCCGGGGTTGTCTGATATGCCGATCGAAGAATCCATCCTGAATAAGATCAAGAAAGTAAAGGTTATGCTTCTGGATGTGGACGGGGTGTTGACTGACGGCAGGATCGTTTACGATTCAAAGGGCCGCGACCTTAAGTTCTTTGACGTCCATGACGGCCTGGGCGTGTATCTTTTGAAAAAAGCCGGAATCCCGACGGTGCTTATTACCGCCAAGAGCTCCCGGACGATAAAGCCCAGGGCTAAAGATATGAGAGTGGATGCGGTTTTCGCCGATGTTTCCCCTAAGACCTCGGTCCTGGGGGAAATACTGGCGAAGTACAAAGTGGGCAAAGACGAGCTTTGTTTCGTCGGTGACGACCTGGTGGACCTGGGCCTGATGAAGCAGGTGGGTTTCGGGGTCGCTGTCTGCAACGCCTGCAACGAGATCAAGGCCGCGGCTGACCATACCACCGTTAAAAAAGGCGGCAGGGGCGCGGTCAGGGAGATAGCGGAGCTGGTCCTGAAGACCCAGGGCAAGTGGGATGAATTGATCAAGGCATATGAGAACTGAGGTTTTCTTAGCGGCGGCTATTTTTTTAACAACGTCTTCCTATTGTTTTGCCGCCGGCAGTTCATTGCTGACAAGCCCGAAAGAACAGGAGCCCAGCCAGGAGATGTCGGATTTTTCCCTCTCCGGGTTTTGCGATAAAGGCAAGAAGAACTGGGATATCTCCGGTAAATCCGCGGATATCGGCGGAGAATCGATAAAGCTGGATGATATCGTCGGCAACCTTTACGGCGAGAAAGAAACGGTCAAGCTGACCGCGAACCAGGGGGACGTTAACCGCCAGAATTCCCAGGTCCATCTGCAGGATAATGTGGTAGTGACCACTTCTTCAGGCGCGAAGATGACCACTGATTCGCTGGATTGGGACAGGAAAGGCCAATTGGTCAGCACTGCCGACCAGGTCAATATAAATAAAGAAGATATCATAATCGTAGCCCAAGGGGCCAAAGGTTATCCGGATATGAACAAGGTCGACCTGGAAAAGGATGTCCAGGTGCAGATCAATAATCCGCAGGAGCCCGGAGAAGCGCCGAAGGCCCGGAGGGAGGCGACCGTGATAACTTGCGACGGCCCGCTCCAGGTGGATTATCAGAAGAACGTAGGGGTCTTTAACAATAACGTCAAGGTCGTCACTGTGGACGCGGTGATCGAGAGCGACATCATGGAAGTGTATTTCTTGACCGGCGACAAGCCCAAGCCTGCGAAGGCCTCGGCGGATCCGGCTTATGCCGGCGCGCAGATAGAGAAGATCATCGCCCGCGGCAGCGTAAAGATAGATCATAAAGGCAATATTTCTTACAGCGATGAAGCGGTTTACAACGCTAAAGACAGGAAGATCACTCTTTCGGGCAAACCCCGGCTGGTGATCTATTCTACGGAGGGGCTTAATGCATCTTTTGGAGATTAAAGGTTTGTCTAAATCTTACGCCGGCAGGGAAGTGGTCAAGGGCGTGGATATGCTGGTTAAGCGCAAAGAGATCGTCGGGTTGCTCGGGCCCAACGGCGCGGGCAAGACTACGACGTTTTATATGGTGGTAGGGGTCATCCCTCCGGATAAAGGCAGGATCATTTTTGACAACCAGGACATAACCCGCCTGCCGATCCACGAGCGGGCGCATTACGGCATTGCGTATCTTTCCCAGGAGCCGTCGATATTCAGGAAGCTTACGGTAAAAGCAAATATTATGGCTATCCTGGAAACGCTGCCGATAAGCCGGACCGAGAGGAAGAAAAGGCTTACCAATCTGCTGGAAGAGTTGAAGATCGCCCATTTGGCGAACAGCAAGGCATATACCCTTTCCGGCGGCGAAAGAAGAAGGCTGGAGATCACCAGGGCGCTGGTTACCAACCCCTCGTTTATCTTGCTGGACGAGCCGTTCTCCGGGATAGACCCGATCATCGTGGGCGAGGCCCAGGAGATCATCAAGGAATTGCGCAATAAAGGGCTGGGCATCCTGCTTACCGACCATAATGTGCGGGAGACCCTTTCCATAACCGACCGGGCGTATTTAATAGCCAACGGCAAGATCCTTATCTCCGGGACCGCGCCGGAGCTGATCAACGACCCCAAGGCCCGCGAATTGTATCTGGGCGAGAATTTTAAGATGTAAATGAGGCCGCGGCTTACGGAGCGTCAGCGAACATAAGCCGGATGGCCGAATTTACCCTCGGTGTTTCGGCAGAAA
The DNA window shown above is from Candidatus Omnitrophota bacterium and carries:
- the kdsB gene encoding 3-deoxy-manno-octulosonate cytidylyltransferase translates to MRSNSDKKDVVGIIPARFSSTRFEAKVLADIFGKPMIQHVWERARQSLLLDELIIACDNERVAEIARGFGAKVVFTAKGHVSGTDRIAEVVNPLDFKVVINIQGDEPLVHTTMIDNVASFLLNSPEIGMATIMKKIEDPAQITDPNVVKVVVDKNNFALYFSRSTIPFLAANSDVKNPVYFKHIGLYGYSKDFLFTFKNLTVSSLEKVEKLEQLRVLEEGYKIKVIETKYESIGVDTPEDLEKVKEYLKKEQI
- the kdsA gene encoding 3-deoxy-8-phosphooctulonate synthase, whose translation is MIREIKAGRVKIGGRNPMALIAGPCVIESEKMCLDMAKRIKGVAEEAGVPLIFKCSYDKANRLSGDSFRGPGIEKGLEILNKVKQKFNLPVLSDVHCAKDIDKAKKVLDIIQIPAFLCRQTDMVIAAAKSGRAVNIKKGQFLAPWDILPIIKKAENAGNKSIVITERGFSLGYNNLVTDFRSLGIIRGFGYPVIYDATHSVQLPGGKGNCSSGQRQFVPGLSRAAIAFGCDGLFLEVHSNPDKALCDGPNMIDLKMLAALLKEVKKIEKALK
- a CDS encoding KpsF/GutQ family sugar-phosphate isomerase → MRGVKMIDCIKRAKEVLDIEADAVRALKSRIGKDFKKALSLILSSKGRIVVSGMGKTGIIAQKFSATLASTGTPSLFLHLAEASHGDLGKVTSDDVVVVISNSGSTTEVKQLLPVLKKVGGKIIALTGNKNSPLAKYSDVVLDVSVKKEACPLGLAPTASTTATLAMTDALAVCLLEKNGFKEKDFALFHPGGALGRRLLLTVGDIMRSGRNNPVVSAEKTVSQVLVKITQARAGAASVVDSKGKLMGIFTDGDLRRHLEIDDKLPQRKIKDVMTKSPLVVKKDQLAAEALRILEERKIDEVPVVDEKNRPVGLLDVQDILRAGVV
- a CDS encoding HAD-IIIA family hydrolase — encoded protein: MPIEESILNKIKKVKVMLLDVDGVLTDGRIVYDSKGRDLKFFDVHDGLGVYLLKKAGIPTVLITAKSSRTIKPRAKDMRVDAVFADVSPKTSVLGEILAKYKVGKDELCFVGDDLVDLGLMKQVGFGVAVCNACNEIKAAADHTTVKKGGRGAVREIAELVLKTQGKWDELIKAYEN
- the lptC gene encoding LPS export ABC transporter periplasmic protein LptC, with amino-acid sequence MRTEVFLAAAIFLTTSSYCFAAGSSLLTSPKEQEPSQEMSDFSLSGFCDKGKKNWDISGKSADIGGESIKLDDIVGNLYGEKETVKLTANQGDVNRQNSQVHLQDNVVVTTSSGAKMTTDSLDWDRKGQLVSTADQVNINKEDIIIVAQGAKGYPDMNKVDLEKDVQVQINNPQEPGEAPKARREATVITCDGPLQVDYQKNVGVFNNNVKVVTVDAVIESDIMEVYFLTGDKPKPAKASADPAYAGAQIEKIIARGSVKIDHKGNISYSDEAVYNAKDRKITLSGKPRLVIYSTEGLNASFGD
- the lptB gene encoding LPS export ABC transporter ATP-binding protein, yielding MHLLEIKGLSKSYAGREVVKGVDMLVKRKEIVGLLGPNGAGKTTTFYMVVGVIPPDKGRIIFDNQDITRLPIHERAHYGIAYLSQEPSIFRKLTVKANIMAILETLPISRTERKKRLTNLLEELKIAHLANSKAYTLSGGERRRLEITRALVTNPSFILLDEPFSGIDPIIVGEAQEIIKELRNKGLGILLTDHNVRETLSITDRAYLIANGKILISGTAPELINDPKARELYLGENFKM